The Primulina tabacum isolate GXHZ01 chromosome 1, ASM2559414v2, whole genome shotgun sequence genome contains the following window.
CTCTCTTCAAAAGGCTGATATGTGCGGTTCACTCGAAAGGCATGGCACCCAATAAAATTGCTGAAATGATAATATTCTATGCTAAGAGTCATCTCCCATTGAACGGTAGGCAGTTGAGCTTCCGCCAGAGTGCTCTGGGTTCAATGCTTCCTTCTTTATCCGACGTGGATCAAAGGACTATGATTGAAGAGATAGTCATGTTACTGCCCAGTGAAAGGGGCATCATACCTACCAAATTTTTACTTAAACTTCTAAGGACCTCGAAGATTTTATGCACCAGTCCATCAAGTCGAGAAGCACTGGAACGGAAGATTGGTGCTGAATTGGACCAAGCTCTTCTGGAAGACCTTCTTATACCAAATACATGTTACTCAGCAGAAACCCTTTATGACGTTGAATGCATTCATCGAATGGTCAATCAGTTCATGTTGATTAATGGGGACTGCTCAGATTTTATCTCAGATAATTTGGTAGAGGAAATGAATTTGGTCGGAGGCTCTCATTCACTTGAGCCTATGACAAAGGTTGCTAATCTATTAGACAACTATCTTGCTGAGGTTGCACCTGACGTCAACTTGGGATTAGAGAAGTTCATTTCACTTGCTGCTGCAATCCCCGAGTATTCAAGGCCTTTAGATGATGGGATTTACCGGGCAATTGATATATATCTCAAGGTAATAATCAATATACCTTGATTCAGTGTTTTAAGTTTGTCACTAAAAGCGATGGATGCGCCTAAAAATATGCTGAAGTTGGGACTTAAAgttgaaatttttaaataatcctACATCTTTTGGTAATCAACACATCATGTTTTGGCTCCTATTAGCCAAGTACATAATCAAAAACTTAATATACAGGCGGGCATTTggaaatttatatattttcttggGAAACTTTTGTTGGAAGGACAAAgcttattaaaatttgtggaaATATTAGGGTCTGGTGAACTTGAAATGACATTCCAGAGTGGACAATTTTAGATATGATTATCTTTGGAGTTATGTTTTGCTGTAGGAGGACTAGAAGTCATTTTACGTGGTCTGAATGTATTTTCACCCGACAtatcatatttataattatgCAAGTGTATATAAAATTTGAGGGGGGGGTTTCCCTTCCAGCTCCCCCTCTCTCTATGCTGATGGGACAGATTAGtatttttcagttgatatcaTCTAGCCATATTCTTACATAACGTGATAAGatgtataatttaatatttccGTCATAAACATTGATTAGATTTCTTGACCGTAGGCACATCCGTGGCTGACAGACTCGGAGAAAGAACATCTCTGCAGGCTCATGAATTACCAGAAGTTTTCTTTAGAAGCCAGCACCCATGCAGCTCATAATGAGAGGCTACCACTACGCGTCATTGTTCAAGTTCTATTCTTCGAACAACTTCACTTACGCACCTCTGTGGCCGGTTGGCTCTTTGTCTCTGACAATTTTGAGAATTCGCAGAATCTAAGTGGCAAAGTTGCACCAACAAATGACCACATGGCCAAAACGATCTCTGAAAATAGTCTAGTATTTGCATTTGACGACATGAAAGAAAGAGTTTCTGAGCTTGAAAAGGAATTTGAGGGCATGAAACAAGATATAGGGAAGCTTGTCAAGAACAAAGGAAGCTGGAATAACTTCTGTAGAAGATTTGGTCTAAACTCTGAAATACCCTGCAGTGGGGAAGCACTTCAACCACCAAAAAAACCAGCTTTGAATGGGAAATTTAAGCACGAAAAATGTAAGTCGAATCATTGAATTCGAAATTTTTTTGATGGAATATCAAATAGTTATATATTTGTGTTTTAGAAATACTGGGGGCATAGAAGTAGGACTAGTGGATTATTTGATGCTCAGTTTTATTCTTCAACTAAGCACATTTTTCTTGTCTAGTCTTTTTGTTTAGGAAGAACTACAGTTTCGATCCCTCGGGTTTGAGACGAAATTGATTTATGACGAGCAAGtagatcaatttttttttcattgaaAAGACGACGGACAGAAACCATGTAGCATGAATGACACAGTTGAGTTCTGAATTCTGAGAACTCAAATCTCCATATAATGAATTATTGAAACTTTATCTCATGAATATGCTAGCGATACAAAGCctaataacaaaaaatattgtGGCTCTAAAACTAATATAATGAacttaaattatatataaaaataatgcgGTTGACAGAAATTTTGCTCACCCGCAATTTGAAGAAGTCCTCGAAACTAGCCTTGACTTTGCTTTGTGATGCTAGCAAACACCCAcaaaaatcataatcattctctGGATCGTTCAAGCAATCCACAGACCTTCGGCACATTCTATCAATCTTATACGGATTATGGAAGGAAATCATATATGACATGGAAGGTTCTGACGAGAGCTTTCTATTCTAGAGAGAGAGCGAGAGGGCTTAATTATATTTCATGACTTCTTGTGAATCCTATATTTTctaaatcaattaaattaaattaacacATGTTTTCGCTAGTAAATTCTTTGAAACTTTATTGCTTGATATATAATACATTGACAATATTTTTGTATTCACAAAAAAGGctttcaataattaataatttcagAATAAAAAGACTAAAGTAGTGCTTgcaaaaacttattttaataCCTTCAAACTTCTaatcaagaaaatatttgaaaattatttatCGAAACTGAATAACCTTAAAATAAGTTCTTATGATTATTATA
Protein-coding sequences here:
- the LOC142537485 gene encoding BTB/POZ domain-containing protein At5g03250-like translates to MACMKLGTKEDGFRLEGQTWMCSHCIPSDISIEVEGTFFHLHKFPLLSRSGFLEKLIQDFSERMKCEDEIECTLHLDNFPGGAKSFLFIAKFCYDVKVELTARNVVSLRCASEHLQMTASYGEGNLISQTENFLFILFGSWDDTIKVLETSEKFLPLAEELHIVSKGIDSLAMIACANTHLLSYSMAGKSMTQSLGSAFLWNGIHSTCDKVPSTEDGWYEDVAFLQMPLFKRLICAVHSKGMAPNKIAEMIIFYAKSHLPLNGRQLSFRQSALGSMLPSLSDVDQRTMIEEIVMLLPSERGIIPTKFLLKLLRTSKILCTSPSSREALERKIGAELDQALLEDLLIPNTCYSAETLYDVECIHRMVNQFMLINGDCSDFISDNLVEEMNLVGGSHSLEPMTKVANLLDNYLAEVAPDVNLGLEKFISLAAAIPEYSRPLDDGIYRAIDIYLKAHPWLTDSEKEHLCRLMNYQKFSLEASTHAAHNERLPLRVIVQVLFFEQLHLRTSVAGWLFVSDNFENSQNLSGKVAPTNDHMAKTISENSLVFAFDDMKERVSELEKEFEGMKQDIGKLVKNKGSWNNFCRRFGLNSEIPCSGEALQPPKKPALNGKFKHEKCKSNH